In one Umezawaea sp. Da 62-37 genomic region, the following are encoded:
- a CDS encoding zf-HC2 domain-containing protein, whose translation MTTRHDQQLLGAYVLGALDEQEVRAVEDHLSTCPECRAELDDLRAVEASLGDVPPEALLDGPPEGGDLLLQRTLRQMRTERGGAVRRRQFALGAAAAVVIAVVLGSGVVVGRSTAPQEEALPAPVTSTANPPAGTKVSSFTDPDTGAVMSVQVKPAAGWVRVNAAIGGIPQNEKCRLFVVAKDGHREEIGSWLVSKTGESEGTNLDGSALIAPDDVAAVEVVNFDGKKFVTVPV comes from the coding sequence ATGACCACGCGGCACGACCAACAACTGCTTGGCGCCTACGTGCTGGGAGCCCTCGACGAGCAGGAGGTGCGGGCCGTGGAGGACCACCTCTCCACCTGCCCCGAATGCCGGGCCGAACTGGACGACCTCCGCGCCGTGGAGGCGTCGCTCGGTGACGTCCCACCGGAAGCGCTCCTCGACGGTCCGCCCGAGGGCGGTGACCTCCTGCTCCAGCGCACGCTCCGGCAGATGCGCACCGAACGCGGCGGCGCCGTCCGCCGCAGGCAGTTCGCGCTCGGCGCGGCCGCGGCCGTCGTCATCGCGGTCGTCCTCGGCAGCGGCGTCGTCGTCGGCCGCAGCACGGCCCCGCAGGAGGAAGCACTGCCCGCGCCCGTCACCTCGACGGCCAACCCGCCCGCGGGCACCAAGGTGTCGTCGTTCACCGACCCCGACACCGGCGCCGTGATGTCCGTCCAGGTCAAACCCGCAGCGGGATGGGTGCGGGTCAACGCGGCCATCGGTGGGATCCCGCAGAACGAGAAGTGCCGGTTGTTCGTCGTGGCCAAGGACGGCCACCGCGAGGAGATTGGGAGCTGGCTGGTGTCCAAGACCGGGGAGAGCGAGGGCACGAACCTCGACGGTTCGGCTCTGATAGCCCCGGACGACGTGGCAGCGGTCGAGGTCGTGAACTTCGACGGCAAGAAGTTCGTCACGGTACCGGTCTAG
- a CDS encoding sigma-70 family RNA polymerase sigma factor — translation MAALWSRKREAAADEALIRSLYEEHGRALLAYATRLTGDRAAAEDVVQETLLRAWRHPDALVNGKGSVRGWLLTVTRNIVTDRIRAKAARPQEVAESPTTPPIQRDHADSVVNSVVVLEALDQLSSDHRDVLREIYFNGRSVTEAAEALGVPPGTVKSRSHYALRALRETFAGQQVALKGVAG, via the coding sequence ATGGCGGCACTGTGGTCCCGCAAACGGGAGGCCGCGGCCGACGAGGCGCTGATCCGATCGCTCTACGAAGAGCACGGTCGGGCTCTGCTTGCCTACGCGACGCGGTTGACCGGCGACCGGGCGGCTGCCGAGGACGTGGTCCAGGAGACCCTCCTCCGAGCCTGGCGCCACCCCGACGCGCTCGTCAACGGCAAGGGTTCGGTGCGCGGCTGGCTGCTCACCGTGACGCGCAACATCGTGACCGACCGGATCAGGGCGAAGGCGGCACGGCCCCAGGAGGTCGCCGAGTCGCCCACGACGCCCCCGATCCAGCGCGACCACGCGGACTCGGTGGTGAACTCGGTCGTCGTGCTCGAAGCCCTCGACCAGCTCTCCTCCGACCACCGCGACGTCCTGCGCGAGATCTACTTCAACGGGCGCAGCGTGACGGAGGCGGCCGAAGCCCTCGGCGTGCCGCCGGGCACGGTGAAGTCCCGATCGCACTACGCGTTGCGCGCGCTGCGCGAAACGTTCGCCGGACAACAGGTGGCCTTGAAGGGGGTGGCCGGATGA
- a CDS encoding DUF1996 domain-containing protein yields the protein MGRASPKFGGGGSRRVNVAGWLAVAVFRTVVLAVVVFLAACTTAEEGQFIGIERVRVSAGAVALGPDASTGSFTSVCGRNEERHLNADNAVISPGVRFGAHHTHEYVGNLSTDAFSTSESLAAAVSTCAGGDLSAYFWPVLRLTDVVGHDDHAEGGGVHGNTGEVLPPDSVAVVFGGSPTSAVVPMPRFLRMITGNPSAATSDGLNANAKWGCTGFEGRTTMKYPRCPAGSKVVRTFDFPNCWDGRNADSASHRDHVAFASADGVCPKATFPVPALRLVVTYDVPEGRPFAVDSFPDEHRDPITDHAMFVNAFPAALMAQVAACLNEGRACG from the coding sequence ATGGGGAGAGCTTCGCCGAAGTTCGGTGGAGGGGGTAGTCGACGCGTCAACGTGGCGGGCTGGTTGGCTGTCGCCGTGTTCCGGACGGTGGTGCTGGCGGTCGTGGTCTTCCTGGCGGCCTGCACGACGGCGGAAGAAGGGCAGTTCATCGGGATCGAGCGGGTTCGGGTGTCGGCGGGCGCCGTGGCGCTGGGGCCGGATGCCTCGACCGGGTCGTTCACGTCGGTCTGCGGGCGCAACGAGGAGCGGCACCTCAACGCGGACAACGCGGTCATCTCGCCGGGTGTGCGGTTCGGGGCGCACCACACGCACGAGTACGTGGGGAACCTGTCGACGGACGCGTTCTCGACGTCGGAGAGCCTGGCCGCGGCGGTGAGCACGTGTGCGGGCGGTGACCTGTCCGCCTACTTCTGGCCGGTGCTGCGGCTGACCGACGTGGTGGGGCACGACGACCACGCGGAAGGCGGAGGGGTGCACGGCAACACCGGTGAGGTGCTGCCGCCGGATTCGGTGGCCGTCGTGTTCGGCGGCAGTCCGACCAGCGCGGTCGTGCCGATGCCCCGGTTCCTGCGGATGATCACCGGCAACCCGTCCGCCGCGACGAGCGACGGCCTGAACGCCAACGCCAAGTGGGGCTGCACCGGGTTCGAGGGGCGCACGACGATGAAGTACCCGCGCTGCCCGGCGGGCAGCAAGGTGGTCCGCACGTTCGACTTCCCGAACTGCTGGGACGGTCGCAACGCGGACAGCGCGTCGCACCGCGACCACGTCGCCTTCGCCTCCGCGGACGGCGTGTGCCCGAAGGCGACGTTCCCCGTTCCCGCGCTGCGCCTGGTGGTGACCTACGACGTGCCCGAGGGCAGGCCGTTCGCGGTCGACAGCTTCCCCGACGAGCACCGCGACCCGATCACGGACCACGCGATGTTCGTCAACGCGTTCCCCGCGGCGCTGATGGCCCAGGTGGCGGCCTGTCTCAACGAGGGCCGTGCCTGCGGCTGA
- a CDS encoding VOC family protein, which yields MTPTSAAETPDIPRFHLAVPVTDLAAARTFYGTVIGCPEGRSSDRWIDWNLYGHQFVTHLVDRPPPSEAHNPVDGHDVPVPHFGVLLTVDAFHELEDRLVAAGTEFAIEPYLRFAGQPGEQWTMFFRDPSGNAIEIKAFANDDQVFATS from the coding sequence ATGACCCCCACCTCAGCGGCCGAGACCCCCGACATCCCCCGCTTCCACCTCGCGGTCCCGGTCACCGACCTGGCCGCCGCCAGGACTTTCTACGGAACCGTCATCGGCTGCCCGGAGGGCCGGTCGAGCGACCGCTGGATCGACTGGAACCTCTACGGCCACCAGTTCGTCACCCACCTGGTCGACCGACCACCCCCCAGTGAAGCGCACAACCCCGTCGACGGCCACGACGTCCCCGTCCCCCACTTCGGCGTCCTGCTCACCGTCGACGCGTTCCACGAACTCGAGGACCGCCTGGTCGCGGCGGGCACCGAGTTCGCGATCGAGCCCTACCTCCGCTTCGCGGGCCAACCCGGCGAACAGTGGACCATGTTCTTCCGCGACCCCTCGGGCAACGCCATCGAGATCAAGGCCTTCGCCAACGACGACCAGGTCTTCGCGACGAGCTAG
- a CDS encoding anti-sigma factor, which translates to MSADVRVPPWPPQESELNETTMHLEPPFDLPPEAALDGPPEGGELLLQRTLGRVRQEKARDGRRRQGLAVVLSTSLLAAALAGGVVIGRELTAGSGDVVVSGATGGASLTAVITPAEGWSRLRVNVGGVAAGSRCRLVVTDVAGGRFVAGSWVAADREGGEGVTLDGAALVAVGDVGSVSVETVDGRVLVRARG; encoded by the coding sequence ATGTCCGCTGACGTGCGCGTTCCGCCGTGGCCACCACAGGAGTCCGAGCTGAACGAGACGACGATGCACCTGGAACCGCCGTTCGACCTGCCGCCCGAAGCCGCTCTCGACGGGCCGCCGGAGGGCGGGGAGTTGTTGTTGCAGCGCACTCTCGGCCGGGTGCGGCAGGAGAAGGCGCGGGACGGCAGGCGGCGGCAGGGGCTCGCGGTGGTGCTGTCGACGAGCCTGCTGGCGGCGGCGCTCGCGGGCGGGGTGGTGATCGGGCGTGAGTTGACCGCCGGGTCGGGTGACGTCGTGGTCAGCGGGGCCACGGGTGGGGCCAGTCTGACGGCTGTGATCACGCCTGCCGAGGGGTGGTCAAGGCTGAGGGTGAACGTCGGGGGTGTGGCGGCGGGGAGTCGGTGCCGGTTGGTGGTCACCGACGTGGCAGGGGGGAGGTTCGTGGCGGGGAGTTGGGTGGCCGCGGACCGGGAAGGCGGGGAAGGGGTGACGTTGGACGGGGCGGCGTTGGTGGCGGTGGGGGATGTGGGGTCCGTGAGCGTTGAGACGGTGGATGGGCGGGTTTTGGTTCGAGCGAGGGGGTAG
- a CDS encoding LacI family DNA-binding transcriptional regulator — MARKAHVSVATVSRALSSPDLVRPDTRSRVLTAATELGYHPNRAARGLITGKTGNLGIVVPDLDNPFFTGVLKAVQKRAAQSDYAVFVANSDENPTAEAKLVQAMAKQVDGLVLCSPGLTDEQITATAGSTALVLLDHELAGVPSTVMDRRGGTNQVFAHLAALGHRRVAVLNGTGPSVEPLDVVNLGPFAPRYEGGLQAADLALAADVTAIMAHNDVMALGVLARLRDRGVSVPDDVSVTGFDNLTYASLSTPALTTVRMPLSTAGRTAVAMLLERLDFPCGEVPHVVLPTQIIIRGTTAPPPGKR; from the coding sequence GTGGCACGCAAAGCGCACGTGTCGGTAGCGACGGTGTCGCGCGCACTGTCCTCGCCCGACCTCGTGCGGCCCGACACCCGATCACGCGTGCTGACCGCCGCCACCGAACTCGGCTACCACCCCAACCGCGCCGCTCGCGGCCTCATCACCGGCAAGACCGGCAACCTCGGCATCGTCGTGCCGGACCTCGACAACCCGTTCTTCACCGGTGTCCTCAAGGCCGTGCAGAAGCGGGCCGCCCAGTCCGACTACGCGGTGTTCGTCGCGAACAGCGACGAGAACCCGACGGCCGAGGCGAAGCTCGTGCAGGCCATGGCCAAGCAGGTCGACGGCCTCGTGCTGTGCTCCCCCGGCCTCACCGACGAGCAGATCACCGCCACCGCCGGCAGCACCGCCCTCGTCCTGCTCGACCACGAACTCGCGGGCGTCCCCAGCACCGTGATGGACCGGCGCGGCGGCACCAACCAGGTCTTCGCCCACCTGGCCGCTCTCGGCCACCGCCGCGTCGCCGTCCTCAACGGGACCGGCCCGTCCGTCGAACCCCTGGACGTGGTGAACCTCGGACCGTTCGCACCGCGCTACGAGGGCGGTCTCCAGGCGGCCGACCTCGCGCTGGCCGCCGATGTCACCGCGATCATGGCGCACAACGACGTCATGGCGCTCGGCGTGCTCGCCAGGCTCCGCGACCGCGGGGTGTCCGTGCCGGACGACGTGAGCGTCACCGGTTTCGACAACCTGACCTACGCGTCGCTGTCCACACCGGCGCTGACGACAGTCCGGATGCCGCTCTCCACAGCGGGGCGGACGGCGGTCGCGATGCTGCTCGAACGGCTCGACTTCCCGTGCGGCGAGGTCCCGCACGTGGTGCTGCCGACGCAGATCATCATCCGCGGGACGACGGCGCCGCCGCCGGGGAAGCGGTAG
- a CDS encoding LamG domain-containing protein codes for MHARGFRTLSSACLTALTAASLLAAPAAHAAEPDPTVDGKSCAAEVFTPTGTPTFRFLADSSTVVFEWTGVLADGGHDPAVVSRVLTNHPEGTVAQVTATDALPEGRYAVRVTAGGPPSAWCGFTVDLTSPAAPTVSAGVYLPSGCAPEGCGGVGVTDTFTFSSSADVVEYRWGFTDPPSTVLPAPATGAPASVDWAPTSGGAKTLYVDAVDRAGLPARTVYQFGVVSPANQLSRWFYDGPAETDALGTHDLAVAGVDRDLPGLLRGGLPAVGFDGTATATADHVLDTAASFTVMGWVRLADATADHVVISQQGAHTSAFRLGYRAAQRKWAFDVAESDTAVPVRATAVSDGGAAAGVWTHLTGIYDRTTGTVRLHVNGALQGTTAVAASTFDAAGQLWIARELVDGAASSPWVGELHDIGVWPRPLTASEVSGRTDPNAVSKVGDWDFQEWGGRNAYDSSSFAHDLALTTGVDSNVNGRGRHFDGVGYAESADPVLNTDQSFTVDVWVRLAEAGTARTVLAQRGPSGADPFVLRYDGYRWSAEVPAEDGSTRWRSQSASDAVPGVWTHLTAVHDATAETLVLHVDGAPQPAATGVRGWNSDGVLSVGRGGSGPNWLGDVDDLRIFQAAVPVG; via the coding sequence TTGCACGCTCGTGGTTTCCGCACGCTCTCCTCCGCCTGCCTCACCGCGCTCACCGCGGCGAGCCTGCTCGCCGCACCGGCCGCGCACGCCGCGGAGCCGGATCCGACGGTCGACGGGAAGTCCTGCGCCGCCGAGGTCTTCACCCCGACCGGCACGCCGACGTTCCGCTTCCTGGCCGACTCGTCGACGGTCGTGTTCGAGTGGACCGGGGTCCTCGCCGACGGTGGCCACGACCCCGCCGTGGTGAGCCGGGTGCTCACGAACCACCCGGAGGGCACGGTCGCCCAGGTCACCGCGACCGACGCCCTGCCCGAGGGCCGCTACGCGGTCCGCGTCACGGCGGGCGGACCCCCGTCGGCGTGGTGCGGCTTCACCGTCGACCTCACGTCACCCGCCGCGCCCACCGTGTCCGCGGGTGTCTACCTGCCGTCCGGCTGCGCTCCCGAGGGGTGCGGTGGAGTCGGTGTCACCGACACGTTCACCTTCTCGAGTTCCGCCGATGTCGTGGAGTACCGCTGGGGGTTCACCGACCCGCCGTCGACCGTGCTCCCCGCACCGGCCACGGGCGCGCCCGCCTCCGTCGACTGGGCGCCGACCTCGGGTGGCGCGAAAACCCTGTACGTCGACGCGGTCGACCGGGCCGGACTGCCCGCGCGCACGGTGTACCAGTTCGGTGTCGTGTCACCGGCGAACCAGCTCTCCCGCTGGTTCTACGACGGCCCCGCGGAGACCGACGCGCTCGGCACCCACGACCTGGCCGTGGCGGGCGTGGACCGCGACCTGCCGGGCCTGCTGCGCGGTGGACTGCCCGCCGTCGGTTTCGACGGCACGGCCACCGCGACGGCCGATCACGTGCTCGACACCGCCGCGAGCTTCACCGTCATGGGCTGGGTCCGGCTCGCGGACGCCACCGCGGACCACGTGGTGATCAGCCAGCAGGGCGCGCACACCTCTGCGTTCCGCCTCGGGTACCGGGCCGCGCAGCGGAAGTGGGCGTTCGACGTCGCGGAATCCGACACCGCCGTTCCCGTCCGGGCGACCGCGGTGTCCGACGGCGGCGCGGCCGCCGGTGTGTGGACGCACCTGACCGGCATCTACGACCGGACCACCGGAACCGTCCGCCTCCACGTGAACGGCGCGCTCCAGGGCACCACCGCGGTGGCCGCCTCGACGTTCGACGCCGCCGGGCAGCTCTGGATCGCGCGGGAACTGGTCGACGGTGCGGCGTCCTCCCCGTGGGTGGGGGAGCTGCACGACATCGGTGTGTGGCCGCGTCCGTTGACCGCCTCGGAGGTCTCGGGGCGGACCGACCCGAACGCCGTCTCCAAGGTCGGCGACTGGGACTTCCAGGAGTGGGGCGGCCGGAACGCCTACGACAGCAGCAGTTTCGCCCACGACCTGGCGCTGACCACCGGTGTGGACTCGAACGTCAACGGCCGCGGCAGGCACTTCGACGGCGTCGGGTACGCGGAGAGCGCCGATCCGGTGCTCAACACCGACCAGTCGTTCACGGTCGACGTGTGGGTTCGACTGGCCGAGGCGGGAACGGCGCGGACGGTCCTGGCGCAGCGCGGACCCTCCGGCGCCGACCCGTTCGTCCTGCGCTACGACGGGTACCGCTGGAGCGCCGAGGTGCCCGCCGAGGACGGTTCCACCCGGTGGCGGTCGCAGTCCGCCTCGGACGCCGTACCGGGCGTCTGGACCCACCTCACCGCGGTCCACGACGCGACGGCGGAGACCCTCGTCCTGCACGTCGATGGCGCGCCCCAGCCCGCCGCCACCGGTGTGCGCGGCTGGAACTCCGACGGTGTGCTGTCCGTCGGCCGCGGCGGATCGGGGCCCAACTGGTTGGGCGACGTCGACGACCTGCGGATCTTCCAGGCCGCGGTGCCGGTCGGCTGA
- a CDS encoding barstar family protein, whose protein sequence is MSEDDLASFRRWILAVLDTVAADPLHQVRYLRDAGVGVDELLLELDDAVVTAQARWHDKLLLRHELNLIELVGAHVDAMTESSAPLWTEEALAEASEWRELRQLATDVRTELARSWVEVGSTTVLVDGTTIRTEGDLHDLLSHRLNFGPHYTATLEALWRRLSSDLSRPVELVWRASATSRRLLGSEAFDRIRSVLTSVADRDARFTVRFE, encoded by the coding sequence ATGTCCGAAGACGACCTCGCGAGTTTCCGCCGCTGGATCCTCGCCGTGCTCGACACCGTCGCCGCCGACCCCCTGCACCAGGTCCGCTACCTGCGCGACGCCGGGGTGGGCGTGGACGAACTCCTGCTCGAACTCGACGACGCCGTCGTCACCGCCCAGGCCAGGTGGCACGACAAGCTCCTGCTCCGCCACGAGCTCAACCTCATCGAACTGGTCGGCGCCCACGTCGACGCCATGACGGAGAGTTCCGCTCCACTGTGGACGGAAGAGGCGCTCGCGGAAGCGTCGGAATGGCGCGAACTGCGCCAGCTGGCCACTGACGTCCGCACCGAACTGGCCCGTTCCTGGGTCGAAGTGGGCAGCACCACGGTGCTGGTCGACGGCACCACCATCAGGACCGAGGGCGACCTGCACGACCTCCTCTCGCACCGCCTGAACTTCGGCCCCCACTACACCGCCACCCTCGAAGCCCTGTGGCGCCGCCTCTCCTCCGACCTCAGCCGCCCCGTCGAACTCGTCTGGCGCGCCTCCGCCACCAGCAGGCGCCTGCTGGGCTCCGAGGCGTTCGACCGCATCCGCTCGGTCCTGACCTCCGTGGCCGACCGCGACGCCAGGTTCACCGTCCGCTTCGAGTAG